A portion of the Carya illinoinensis cultivar Pawnee chromosome 11, C.illinoinensisPawnee_v1, whole genome shotgun sequence genome contains these proteins:
- the LOC122280766 gene encoding dCTP pyrophosphatase 1-like, whose product MENSYGYPRKAKDISLQELRDRLAEFAQVRGWDQYHSPRNLLLALVGEVGELSEIFQWKGEVARGLPNWSSDDKEHLEEELSDVLLYLIQLADVCGLDLGQAALSKIVKNARKYPIVNQTAT is encoded by the exons ATGGAGAACTCTTATGGGTATCCAAGAAAAGCAAAGGATATTTCTCTTCAAGAACTTAGAGATAGGCTTGCTGAGTTTGCTCAAGTAAGAGGATGGGATCAGTATCACAGTCCTAGAAATCTCCTTTTAGCACTa GTGGGAGAGGTGGGAGAGCTTTCTGAAATATTCCAATGGAAGGGAGAAGTAGCAAGAGGATTACCAAACTGGAGTTCTGATGACAAGGAGCATTTAGAAGAAGAGCTCTCGGATGTTCTGCTGTATCTTATACAGCTTGCTGATGTTTGTGGGCTTGATCTTGGCCAAGCAGCACTGTCAAAAATAGTCAAGAATGCTAGAAAGTACCCAATTGTTAACCAAACAGcaacttaa